The window GTGGAGCATTAAAGCATCTCCAATCAAATTTAAGGCACCTCACATGGAAAACTCAGGCCATAGCAAAGGGAGACTTTAGCCAGAAAATCGATTTTTTACATGATTTCTCAGTTGCATTCAATTCTATGGTTCAGGAATTAGAAGATGCAAAGAAAACACTACTTCTAAAAAACAATGAGATCCAAGAGGTCAATAGGTCATTATTTATTAGTACAGAGCAATACAAATCTCTGATCCTTACATCACCAATCTCAATATGCGTAATCAACAATGAAACAGTTTTACTAGCAAATCCTGCTTTTCTTAAATTACTCCATATTTCTGATGAAAAACAAGTAGTCTCCAATTCATTTATTCAATATATTCACCCAGATAAAATAGATCATTTTTTAGAGCAAATGTCCTTATATGGGGAACATGAGGTAAACTGGAACCATTTTGAAGAGGAGATGATCTGCGAAAATGGGGAAGTTATCAATACTGAGTTTGTGGTGACTGATATTATTTTTGAAAATAAACCCTCAATCCTCTTTTTTATTTATGATATCACTACAAGAAAAAAGCATGAATTACAGATACTCAATTCACTTCAGGAAAAAGAAATCCTCCTTAAAGAGGTATATCACCGAGTAAAAAATAATCTTCAGATAATCTGGTCTCTTCTTTCAATCCAATCACGACAAGTCAAGGACGAAACAGTAAAAGTCTATTTTATTGAGTGTCAGAATAGGATCAAATCTCTTGCTTTGCTTCATGAAAACCTTTATCGAACAGACAATCTTCGTGATATTAATTACGGACAATACCTTACCCAAATCACAACAAATTTAGTTCAAAATTATTGTTACAATTCAAAAAATATATTATTAGAAATAGAAGCATTTGATACGACAATTCCACTCTCTCATGCTGTTCCCTGTAGTCTCATTGTCAACGAGATGGTGACAAATTCCTTAAAATATGCATTTAATGAAACAGGAAAAGGAACTATCAGAATACTATTCCAGTACGACCATGCAAATAAGATATATTTTCTCGATTACCGTGATTCGGGTCCGGGATTTCCAGATGAAATAATACCACATCAAACAAAATCACTGGGTATCCAATTGATATATGGACTTACAAAGCAACTAAAAGGCACGGTATTCCAGGAGAATGATAACGGTGTGCATTATATCATTAAATTTCCATTTAATCCAGACCAGGATGAAATATGAATAGTGAAAGAAAGAAGATCCTCATCGTTGAGGATGAGTTCATAACATCTATGGATTTAACTGAAAATCTTGAGTCAATGGGTTTTTTAGTACCTGCTACCACTGATGTAGCAGAAGATGTTTTGCCTCTTGCCCGGGAACATTCTCCAGATCTCATATTGATGGATATTAATCTGAAAGGGGAGATGACCGGAGTCGAGGCCTCTAATCTTATTAAAAAAGAACTTGATATTCCAATAATATTTGTAACTGGTCAATCTGATGAATCTACTATCTTAAAAGCAATAGAAAGTGAACCTTTTGGATATATTTTAAAACCGTTTGATGATCGAAGTCTCAAAACTTCTATTGCAATGGCGTTATACAAGCATTCAGTTGAACACAGATTAAAATTGAGTGAGCAGCGATATCGAACGATTGCCGAATCTTCTGATAATCTTATTGCAATTCTGGATGTTAATAATAAGTTTGAATATATAAATAAATCAGGCTTGAATTTATTAAACACACTACCAGAAAAGATAATCGGATCTTCAATATCGGAAATCATCCCATCTTCGAGTGCGAATGAACTTCACCAGGAAATAAATAATGCCAGGCAATTACACGAAAAAAGACATATTCAGGTTCAATTATTTATAAAGGATAAAGAAATATGGATTTATTCAACATTTATTCCATTAAATCAAGGCAATTCTAACAATTCCCAGATTCTTTGGATATCTTATGACATTACAAATTCAGTCCATCTCCAAAATAAGTTGAATGCTGATGGATTAATCCAAATTGAAAAAAATATGGAGCAATTTCAGATTTTAAACGATGAAATCAGAAATCCTCTCGCAATTATTGCAACTTGTGTGTCTCTTGATGAACCTCCATCCGGGCCTCAAATTCTTAAAGCTGTTAAAAGGATTGATGATTTAGTAACAGAACTGGATAAAGGATGGATCGTTTCCAATAAAGTACGAA of the Methanospirillum lacunae genome contains:
- a CDS encoding histidine kinase dimerization/phosphoacceptor domain -containing protein, whose protein sequence is MPSNAEDEAPESDLKQALNLISSVIQTRGNIPDILPGTQEEQILLRSILMTLKSSQYHLLEISDGKLDSNIELRGTFGGALKHLQSNLRHLTWKTQAIAKGDFSQKIDFLHDFSVAFNSMVQELEDAKKTLLLKNNEIQEVNRSLFISTEQYKSLILTSPISICVINNETVLLANPAFLKLLHISDEKQVVSNSFIQYIHPDKIDHFLEQMSLYGEHEVNWNHFEEEMICENGEVINTEFVVTDIIFENKPSILFFIYDITTRKKHELQILNSLQEKEILLKEVYHRVKNNLQIIWSLLSIQSRQVKDETVKVYFIECQNRIKSLALLHENLYRTDNLRDINYGQYLTQITTNLVQNYCYNSKNILLEIEAFDTTIPLSHAVPCSLIVNEMVTNSLKYAFNETGKGTIRILFQYDHANKIYFLDYRDSGPGFPDEIIPHQTKSLGIQLIYGLTKQLKGTVFQENDNGVHYIIKFPFNPDQDEI
- a CDS encoding response regulator; the protein is MNSERKKILIVEDEFITSMDLTENLESMGFLVPATTDVAEDVLPLAREHSPDLILMDINLKGEMTGVEASNLIKKELDIPIIFVTGQSDESTILKAIESEPFGYILKPFDDRSLKTSIAMALYKHSVEHRLKLSEQRYRTIAESSDNLIAILDVNNKFEYINKSGLNLLNTLPEKIIGSSISEIIPSSSANELHQEINNARQLHEKRHIQVQLFIKDKEIWIYSTFIPLNQGNSNNSQILWISYDITNSVHLQNKLNADGLIQIEKNMEQFQILNDEIRNPLAIIATCVSLDEPPSGPQILKAVKRIDDLVTELDKGWIVSNKVRTFLMRHYQHGENLKS